A genome region from Sceloporus undulatus isolate JIND9_A2432 ecotype Alabama chromosome 1, SceUnd_v1.1, whole genome shotgun sequence includes the following:
- the LOC121919134 gene encoding A-kinase anchor protein 4-like yields the protein MAHEINWLNSQAGMCKINFYSPDGQKDKERKVICFVDVANIKDTFPKLNIATGHSRNISSPTREFDLPGNLNLEEKEVVIIKDNEQSDNVNTEGAVCLFKQGSSEDTSMVSWLSNDLQKYALGFQHALIPLGMPRKPNLIDTVSQNNNNTAPSRSGSERPNSEDLAYYANKLCSLVLDMTRKEIKEKWENSGKCTRHTISPYSAGTKSPATEGVEVNRKPGRSVKIDDSLPSETTSQNVYKEQEATYSDKAKKQEDATSVSRGMMVYANQVASDMMLSFLKTMKVQKGRRPPPACSVLKEVLMRHTKEIVSDLIDSSMKNLHNITGALMTDSDFVYGLKKNLYNVGTQKTSEILDVMVKRLFKLLAAEDKQTRSQSLAFASYKSGDNQRTQNMQFASLKRESHSQGRDQPSGQGKWLPTESRKSDKASMDLYAKELIIAALTQIQQHLLEKTREARNHESSASSFGYIHQNTSHDHDGRSRGPIYSTRPHEGRAEISDCLRDKGGLILSMVQKILREAGLNLDSHGSDKNQR from the coding sequence ATGGCTCATGAAATCAACTGGCTAAACAGTCAGGCTGGTATGTGCAAGATCAACTTCTACAGCCCTGATGGACAGAAAGATAAGGAACGTAAGGTGATTTGCTTTGTTGATGTTGCCAACATAAAGGACACATTTCCCAAATTAAACATAGCTACTGGCCATTCCAGAAACATTTCTTCTCCTACTAGGGAATTTGACTTGCCAGGGAACTTGAATCTGGAAGAGAAGGAGGTCGTCATCATCAAGGACAATGAGCAAAGTGATAATGTGAATACAGAGGGAGCAGTCTGTCTTTTTAAGCAAGGCTCCTCCGAAGATACCAGTATGGTCAGTTGGCTCAGTAATGACCTTCAGAAGTATGCACTGGGATTCCAGCATGCACTGATCCCTTTGGGAATGCCTCGCAAACCCAACCTGATTGACACAGTAtcccagaacaacaacaatactgcTCCAAGCAGATCTGGTAGTGAAAGACCAAACTCTGAGGATCTTGCCTATTATGCCAATAAGCTCTGCTCCTTAGTTCTTGATATGACACGGAAGGAGatcaaagaaaaatgggaaaattctggaaagtgtacACGTCACACCATTAGTCCCTATAGTGCTGGGACCAAATCTCCTGCCACCGAAGGGGTTGAAGTCAACAGGAAGCCAGGGAGGTCTGTCAAGATTGATGATTCCCTCCCCAGTGAAACGACTAGCCAAAATGTCTATAAGGAGCAAGAAGCAACCTATTCAGACAAAGCGAAGAAGCAGGAGGATGCTACTTCTGTAAGCAGAGGGATGATGGTGTATGCAAACCAGGTTGCTTCAGACATGATGTTATCATTCCTGAAGACCATGAAAGTCCAAAAAGGCCGGCGCCCTCCACCTGcatgttctgttttaaaagagGTGCTTATGAGGCACACTAAGGAAATTGTCTCAGACCTAATAGATTCCTCAATGAAAAATCTACACAATATTACAGGGGCCCTCATGACAGACTCTGATTTTGTTTATGGTCTGAAGAAGAATCTGTACAATGTGGGAACTCAGAAGACATCAGAGATTTTGGACGTAATGGTGAAAAGGTTGTTTAAACTCCTTGCTGCGGAAGATAAGCAGACTAGATCTCAAAGTCTAGCTTTTGCCTCTTATAAATCAGGGGATAACCAAAGAACTCAGAATATGCAGTTTGCATCCTTGAAACGTGAATCTCATAGTCAAGGGAGAGACCAGCCAAGTGGGCAGGGAAAGTGGCTTCCAACAGAAAGCAGAAAGTCGGACAAAGCATCAATGGACCTGTATGCAAAAGAGCTCATTATAGCAGCTCTGACACAGATTCAGCAGCACCTATTAGAAAAAACCAGAGAGGCCAGGAACCATGAATCCAGTGCCTCTTCATTTGGCTACATACATCAGAACACCAGTCATGACCATGATGGTAGGAGCCGTGGCCCAATTTATTCCACCAGGCCACACGAAGGAAGAGCAGAAATCTCTGACTGCCTAAGAGATAAAGGAGGCCTGATATTGTCCATGGTCCAGAAGATCCTACGTGAGGCTGGTTTAAATCTAGACAGCCATGGCAGTGACAAAAACCAGAGATAG